The genomic segment TTGATGAGACTTCAATAGCTACTTAGCATCTCAGAGGATCACAAAATACTCACACCTTTCTTAGAAACAGGAAAACTAAGACCCTTAGGGGAAAAATTATATTACTCACATCACACACCTAAATAGAGGCAGAAATGAGATAAAACCCACATCTGTCAACACCCTCCCCAGCCCAGGATCAACAGGATTTGTGCCACGTTGAAGATGCACCCAGTCTCTTGGTCAGAGACCAGTCATCAACAAACCAGGGGAGGAGTACAACAATACCAGCACAGGTGGCAGAAAGTAAGGGTAGGGGTGAGCGTGTCAGATAGCCCAGGGGATTGGTGAGTTACCTTTGCTGATATCTAAACATTTCTTTCCACAGCTAAACATGCAACACTTCATCTTCCTTGGGCAATCTCTGCTGTTCGTACATAGGTCTCTttcttgtatttcacatcttaCCCTGTTTCGGGGACACTGCCCTGAGGGACAAAAGGATATACTCGTCTGGAACCTTGAAGGGGCTGGGGCCCTCCCTTCCCAGGGCCAGGACACTATCACCAAAGGAGGGAAGCTCTTTTCACTTCACCTCTCACCTTCAGGGAGCTCAGAATTTTCCCAAAGATACCCCGACTCCCAACCATATAACCGCTCAACATCTGATCTCTAAATCCATCATCTATAAGGTTCCAGGGACAGAGATGCTCATCCCAGGACTATTCTGGTCACTTGGCCTTCCCGTATTTGGATGTTCCCTGGCTGGGGGCGGAGCGGGGGTGGTTGCAGCTCTCAGTGGTTGCAAACTCCCTTTCTGGAAGCAGGGCCTTTGAATTCTGTGCATCTCTCGGTGTGGCAGGAACCGTCCCTGAACCTTGATTTTCTTCATTTGCCGAGAGGGCTATTTTGAGGATTCATGTGACAAACTTTGTAAAGCCACTGTCAAGCTGCCTGGGACATCTTCAGCATCCCCATTCAACATCCCCatcctcctcctgctcatcatTATAACCAGTATTGATTAAGTGTTTACCGTGTCCCTGTTCTTTTCTCTTCAGTCCTCCTTACAGCTCTTCTGGGTAAGCTTTGTCAACATTCACATTTTGTAAAAAGGAGGTGCTGTAACCTTGCCAAGTTCACACGGCTACCAGGGAGAGGAACAAGATTTGGCCCAGCCATGTGTGGCTCCGCTGCTGTCTGAGGGCTGCTTCTCTCTGCTGTTAATGGCAGAGGTCTTCATATGTCAGCATTCCAGGGGACTTTCAAAGACCCTTCTTTACCCCAAAGGCAAAGATCCCCTGTAGGcacggaggtgggggtggggagacttTGGAAGGCTACAGTGAGAAGACTTAGAAGTTGATGAAGgtggtgctggggggtggggagtggcctTTCTTATGGGGAATTTTCCCAAGTTCCCTTAGTCTGTTTCATCCAAACCCTTAGGAAGAAGCCCTCTCATAACAATGGTGGGAAGTCAGTTGCCACAGGCTCAGTTTCCTGCATTCACCAAGGACATCTTAACCAGGAGGAAAGGGGCTAAAAGGAGGTCTCCGGGTACAGTTCTTCTTTCTCCCCCAGGATCCCAGACAGAGGTGGGGGAACACATTTCTCATCagcaaaaatttttgttccttcCTCCTAGCCAAGCTCCATTTCTCCACTAGGAAGACTGAGTCTTCAATTCTTGCTTTGATTTACTTTCATACTTACTTAGAAAGAATGCCTCCACCAGCCCAGGTTCCTGGACACCCCCCAAGAGAATGAATAGTATCAGGATGGGCAAAACTCCGAGGAACCCCATTTCAGGAGGGACTCGCCTGGCTGGCGGCACCAAAACCAGGAACTCCTGCTCTGCAGCTTCTGCTTCTGAACTTTGGCTGCCCCGGCCTAGCTTGACACTCCAGGAAACCACACATCTCTGGAGCCAAGCCAGCCACACTCCCTCTTCTGGGCAACGACAAGCCCCGGAGGCCATCAGTGGGACTAGCTGACTCCCACAACATCAACCCCTGTGGGGAGGAGCTCTTTGATAGGCAGCTCCCTCTTCTCATCTCACTGAGGCTCTCTGGCTTTCTGGTCAACCAGAGAGAAGAACAAAGCTTGTCAGGGGCTTCTAGACCCCCTAGGCAGAAGGACATATTTGATTTCAGGATCTTCTGTTTTCCAGGGGGAGTTTGGAGATCACGAGGATCCTAGTTCTCTCGCCTTTTTCTAATCTTACTCTTCTCCTGACGTATCTATTTTGGTCTGCTTATTTTTCTCACactgctttgtttgtttgtttttccttctctgagcacCTTTCTTTTATACTGcctatctttctctctttttctttgcatttccctCTGTCTGGGTCTCTTTCTCCCTGCCATTCATCtctcttctgtctttctcttccttttttttgggCCACCCCTTTTCGTTGTGTGGGTGTGCTCAGTTGTCCAGTTgcatccgattctttgtgaccccatggactgtaacccgccaggcccctctgtccatgggattttccaggcaagaatcctggagtgcattgccatttccttctccaggggatcttcctgactcaaggatcaaagatccctgcatctcctgcattgatgggtgggttctttaccacagcacCACCTAACAGGATAGGCACCACTGTCAAAAAGTAAAGGTATTGTCATGAGTAGCACATGGGGGAAGAAACACGCTGATCTGAGAATGAACCAAATCTTCGGAGAATGCCTGTTAAAGCTGTGGTGCTTTGAAAGCAGGAGACGAGGTTATAGCTAATGGAGAGCTTCTATCACCTCTGAGTGTAACTTAGAATCAGTGATGTAGGGAGTGGGGTGGAATAAATGTCAGTTATGATCTCATAGCTAGCTGCGGCAGTGGGGCCTGAAGAATGTTCTGTTGAACTTTCCAGTTGAAGGCTTGCAGCATCTGTAGTTCATATTCTTGGCTTGTCTCTGATTTTACCTGCAGCTGTAGGAGACAGTTCTAGttcgttatttttttttctaatccatTTCTTAAAACTGAGGTGGAATTCACGttatataaaattaagaattttaaagtaaCAGTGCAGTGGCTTTTCAGTACCTTCATAATATTGCACAACTTCCACCTTTAttatttccaaaacattttcatcactcccaaAGAAAACCTCATACCATTAGTACTCACTCTACGCCCTCTCCAGCCTATTCCAGCAACCActattctctttttatctttatggATTTATCTGTTCTGGATAATTCATGTAAATAGAATCTTATAGTATACGATCTTTTGTGtgacttcttcagttcagttcagttactcaatcgtgtccgattctttgcgaccccatgaaccacagcacgccaggcctccctgtccatcaccaactcccagagtccacccaaacccatgtccatcaagtcggtgatgccacccaaccatctcatcctctgtcctccccttctcctcctgccttcaatctttcccagcatcagggtcttttcaaatgagtcagctcttcacatcaggtggccaaagtattggagtttcagcttcagcatcagtccttccaatgaacacccaggactgatctcctttaggatggactggttggatctccttgcagtcaaagggactctcaagggtcttctccaacaccacagttcaaatgcatcaatttttcagcactcagctttctttatagtccaactctcacatccatacatgaccactggaaaaatcatagccttgactagacggacctttgttggcaaagtaatgtctctgcttttcaatatgctatctaggttggtcataactttccttccaaggagtaagcatcttttaatttcatggctgcaatcaccatctgcagtgattttggaaaccagaaaaataaagtcagccgctgtttccactgtttccccatctatttgccatgaagtgatgggaccagatgccatgatcttagttttctgaatgttgagctttaagccaacttttcactctcctctttcactttcatcaagaggctctttaggtcttcttcactttctgccataagggtggtgtcaactgcatatctgaggttattgatatttcttctggcaatcttgattccagcttgtgcttcatccagcccagcatttctcatcatgtactctgcatataaattaaataagcagggtgacaaaatacagccttgatgtactccttttcctatttggaaccggtctgtttttccatgtccagttctaactgttgcttcctgacctccatacaggtttctcaagaggcgggtcaggtggtct from the Dama dama isolate Ldn47 chromosome 23, ASM3311817v1, whole genome shotgun sequence genome contains:
- the LOC133044318 gene encoding WAP four-disulfide core domain protein 6A-like yields the protein MGFLGVLPILILFILLGGVQEPGLVEAFFLRQCPRNRVRCEIQERDLCTNSRDCPRKMKCCMFSCGKKCLDISKDVCTLPKVPGPCNAFFVRWWYDQQKEICSSFIYGGCQGNNNNFQSEGVCRAICPRRSKSQSPC